The Paenibacillus yonginensis genome segment CGGCTTGCTCCGCCTGCAGGGAAAGCCGCTGCAAACGGACATCGTCCCACGGCCCTCCTTTATCGAGGCGGGTCTGCAAATTCTCGTGCCAGCTTGGATCAAAAGTGATAGGCACACCGCTGTTTAGTGCCGGGATGTCCTGCACGCTCACTGTCTTAACAACCTCCTTTGTCTGCGAAACAAGAAACTTTGTAGAAGTAGTATGGACGAAATGGAAGAAGTTCATAACCGAAACTCGGGAAGGGCGGGCACGCCAAGCCGGCATAGCGGGTTTACCCGGCGCTGACGATGTTAACACCCGGTTAATATAACAGCGTTTTCCTCAGGTTCCTCCTTGGTCAGAACACGAAATGAACGTAAAGCGCCCGAATCGGCTTCATGATGATTTACAAATCTGATCAGCCGGATTAATACGGAACTTACATTTGAACGTTATTCTGTTTGATGTGGGAACGGTCTCACGTGGGAACGGTCTCATAGGAAAGCGAGGGTAAACGGTGAGCAACATTAAAGAGATTGCCCAATTGTCGGGCGTATCGAAATCTACGGTTTCAAGAGTTATCTCCGGCCGCGGCTATACGAGCCAGGAGGCCAGGGAGAAGGTTCTTAAAGTGATTCAAGAGCTGCAGTACAAACCAAACGCAGTAGCGCGGGCCATGGTGTCGCAGCGGACGAACAATATCGGCGTCCTAATTTACCGCAGTCAATATCCGGTAGCATCCCACCCCTTCTACGGAAAAATACTTGATGCCATCCTGGCCGCCTCGGCGCAGATGAATTATTCGGTATTCGTGACGACCGACCAGGAAATGTCGCTCCGGTCCGCTGATTTTATGCTCGAGAAAAGAGTGGACGGACTGATCCTGATCAGCCGGCTGGAACAAAACGTGATTGACCATATCGGCAAATTCGGCGTGCCTTATATCATGGTCAACGGCTCCACCGACGTTCCCGGCGTTATCCATATCGTCAACCGCGATCAGGACGGCGGGCGCGAGGCCGCCCGGCATTTGACAGGCCTCGGGCACAAACGGATCTTTATGCTGGCCGGTCCGCAGTCCCACCGGAGCCATCATTTCCGGCTGGAAGGCTTCAGGGCTTACCTGCATGAGCAGCGGTTTGATTGTCCGGAATCCTCGATCGCTTATGCCGGAGCTTCTACTTTTGCAGAAGGTTATCGAAGGATGGAAGAGAGCTGGGAGTTTTTTCAGGCAGAGGGATATACAGCTGTATTCGGCACCAACGATATGCTTGCGCTCGGCGCGATGAAGTTTCTGATGGAACGTTCCGTGAACGTGCCGGGACAAGTGGCCGTCATGGGCTTTGACGATATTGATATGGCTTCCCTGTTAACCCCTTCCCTGACCACAGTCAGAGTGGATACCGCTAAAATGGGACAGCTGGCCTGCCTGATGCTGGACAAGCTGATCCGGCAGGAAGCCGTCAAGGATACGTCCATTGAACTCGGACCCGAGCTGATCATCCGGTCTTCTACTTGGTCAGATAGAAGTCGGTCAGATAGAAGTTTATAGAAGAAAGGAGCGCTTTAAGAATGAGGTGGTATTTGAAAGCGGTAGGACCCAAAAAAATCCTTGAGTTTTTGCTGCTGGTCGTATTCGTCATTTTCTTCATGGGTCCTTTATTAAACCTGGCGATACTGGCGTTTACGGGGAAATGGAATTACCCGGACATGCTCCCACGGGAGTGGTCGCTGAAATGGTGGAGTTTTGTGCTTTCGCAGGACGGGATCGCCAAATCGATCGGGCTTTCCTTCGGAATAGCGGCCATTGTAACCGCTCTGTCAATTATTTTGTGTATCCCGGCCGCCTATGCGTTTGCAAGGATCCGGTTTCCGCTCAGCAGGTTTTTCTTGTTCTCGTTCCTGCTGACGCATGCCTTCCCGAAAATGGGACTTTACGTGTCGATCGCCGTGCTGTTCTACAAGGTTGGATTGATGAACACGCTGGCTGGTGTGGTGCTGATTCATATCATTAACGTCCTGATGTTCATGACCTGGATTCCGACCTCTTCCTTCCGGAACGTGCATACCGCCCAGGAGGAATCGGCGAGGGACGTAGGGGCAGGGCCGTTCCGCGTGTTTCGCAGCATTACGCTGCCTATGGCTATGCCGGGCATTATCGTCGCTTCGATATTCACTTTTCTGAACTCTCTGGATGAGGCGCAGGGAACCTATCTGGTCGGCGTGCCGAATTTTCGGACGATGCCCGTTGTCATGTATGGCATTATTACCGATTACCCGGCTTACGCAGGCGCAGTCTTTTCAATTATTTTGACCGCTCCTACGATTATCCT includes the following:
- a CDS encoding LacI family DNA-binding transcriptional regulator, with product MSNIKEIAQLSGVSKSTVSRVISGRGYTSQEAREKVLKVIQELQYKPNAVARAMVSQRTNNIGVLIYRSQYPVASHPFYGKILDAILAASAQMNYSVFVTTDQEMSLRSADFMLEKRVDGLILISRLEQNVIDHIGKFGVPYIMVNGSTDVPGVIHIVNRDQDGGREAARHLTGLGHKRIFMLAGPQSHRSHHFRLEGFRAYLHEQRFDCPESSIAYAGASTFAEGYRRMEESWEFFQAEGYTAVFGTNDMLALGAMKFLMERSVNVPGQVAVMGFDDIDMASLLTPSLTTVRVDTAKMGQLACLMLDKLIRQEAVKDTSIELGPELIIRSSTWSDRSRSDRSL
- a CDS encoding ABC transporter permease: MRWYLKAVGPKKILEFLLLVVFVIFFMGPLLNLAILAFTGKWNYPDMLPREWSLKWWSFVLSQDGIAKSIGLSFGIAAIVTALSIILCIPAAYAFARIRFPLSRFFLFSFLLTHAFPKMGLYVSIAVLFYKVGLMNTLAGVVLIHIINVLMFMTWIPTSSFRNVHTAQEESARDVGAGPFRVFRSITLPMAMPGIIVASIFTFLNSLDEAQGTYLVGVPNFRTMPVVMYGIITDYPAYAGAVFSIILTAPTIILLFAAQKFVSADVLSSGFQIK